A genome region from Mycobacterium florentinum includes the following:
- a CDS encoding LLM class F420-dependent oxidoreductase, which yields MRFAFKTSPQNTTWAGMLAVWQAADDIDVFESGWTFDHFYPIFSDSTGPCLEGWTTLTALAQATKRLRLGTLVTGIHYRHPAVLANMAATVDIISDGRLELGIGAGWNEEESGAYGIELGSIRERFDRFEEACQVLISLLSQETTNFDGKYYQLKDARNEPKGPQRPHPPICIGGSGEKRTLPLTARYAQHWNFAGGTPEEFARKRDVLAARCADIGRDPKEITLSAHLRLGPDHNFAEVIETAAGLGAEGLDLGIVYLPPPHDPAVLEPLAEAIRDSGLLT from the coding sequence ATGCGATTCGCGTTCAAAACCTCACCACAAAACACCACCTGGGCCGGCATGCTCGCGGTCTGGCAGGCCGCCGACGACATCGACGTCTTCGAGTCCGGGTGGACGTTCGACCACTTCTACCCGATCTTCTCCGACAGCACCGGCCCGTGCCTGGAGGGCTGGACCACCCTGACCGCGTTGGCGCAGGCCACCAAGCGGCTGCGGCTGGGCACCCTGGTCACCGGCATCCACTATCGCCACCCCGCGGTGCTGGCGAACATGGCCGCCACTGTCGACATCATCTCCGACGGCAGGCTCGAACTCGGGATCGGAGCCGGCTGGAACGAGGAGGAGTCCGGCGCCTACGGCATCGAACTCGGCAGCATCAGGGAGCGGTTCGACCGGTTCGAGGAAGCCTGTCAGGTGCTGATCAGCCTGCTCAGCCAGGAGACCACCAACTTCGACGGCAAGTACTACCAGCTCAAGGACGCCCGCAACGAACCCAAGGGACCGCAGCGCCCACACCCGCCCATCTGCATCGGCGGCAGTGGAGAGAAGCGCACACTGCCGCTCACCGCGCGCTACGCCCAGCACTGGAACTTCGCCGGCGGGACACCCGAGGAGTTCGCCCGCAAGCGCGACGTGCTGGCGGCGCGCTGCGCGGACATCGGACGCGACCCGAAGGAAATCACCCTGTCGGCCCACCTTCGCCTGGGGCCGGACCACAACTTCGCGGAGGTCATCGAGACCGCGGCCGGGCTGGGGGCCGAGGGGCTGGACCTGGGAATCGTCTATCTGCCCCCGCCGCACGACCCGGCCGTGCTGGAGCCTCTGGCCGAGGCGATCCGGGATTCGGGGTTGCTGACATAG
- a CDS encoding PHP domain-containing protein has product MDPVAALRQIAYYKDRSRQDPKRVMAYRNAADVVEGLDDAERERHGQANSWQTLPGIGPKTAKVIAQAWAGREPDALIELRAEATDLGGGEIRTALRGDLHLHSNWSDGSAPIDEMMATAAALGHEYCALTDHSPRLTIANGLSPERLRKQLDVIDGLRDKFAPMRILTGIEVDILDDGSLDQEPELLERLDVVVASVHSKLSMDSAAMTRRMVRAVSDGHADVLGHCTGRLVAGNRGIRPESKFDAEKVFTACRDHGTAVEINSRPERRDPPTRLLNLALEIGCVFSIDTDAHAPGQLDFLGYGAQRALDAGVPVDRIVNTWPADKLLAWTGSN; this is encoded by the coding sequence ATGGACCCGGTAGCCGCGCTTCGGCAGATCGCCTACTACAAGGACCGGAGCCGCCAGGACCCCAAACGCGTCATGGCGTATCGCAACGCCGCCGACGTCGTCGAGGGCCTCGACGACGCCGAGCGCGAGCGCCACGGGCAGGCCAACAGCTGGCAGACGTTGCCGGGCATCGGGCCCAAGACCGCGAAAGTCATCGCGCAGGCGTGGGCCGGCCGCGAGCCCGATGCGCTGATTGAATTACGAGCTGAGGCAACCGATCTGGGCGGCGGCGAGATTCGCACCGCGTTACGCGGCGATCTGCATCTGCACTCGAATTGGTCGGACGGGTCGGCGCCGATCGACGAGATGATGGCCACCGCGGCTGCCCTGGGCCACGAATACTGCGCGTTGACCGATCACTCGCCGCGGCTGACGATCGCCAACGGCCTGTCGCCGGAGCGGTTGCGCAAGCAGCTCGACGTGATCGACGGGTTGCGGGACAAGTTCGCGCCGATGCGCATCCTCACCGGCATCGAGGTCGACATTCTCGACGACGGCAGCCTGGATCAGGAGCCCGAGTTGCTGGAGCGCCTCGACGTCGTCGTGGCCAGCGTGCACTCCAAACTGTCGATGGATTCGGCGGCGATGACGCGTCGGATGGTGCGCGCCGTCTCCGATGGGCACGCTGATGTGCTGGGTCATTGCACCGGCCGGCTGGTTGCCGGCAACCGCGGGATCCGACCCGAATCGAAGTTCGACGCCGAGAAGGTCTTCACCGCTTGTCGCGACCACGGCACGGCGGTGGAGATCAACTCCCGCCCCGAACGCCGCGACCCGCCGACCCGGCTGCTGAATCTGGCTTTGGAAATCGGCTGCGTGTTCAGCATCGACACCGACGCGCACGCGCCCGGCCAGTTGGATTTCCTGGGTTACGGTGCCCAGCGCGCGCTGGACGCCGGTGTCCCGGTCGACCGGATCGTCAACACCTGGCCGGCCGACAAGCTACTGGCGTGGACGGGATCCAACTGA
- the dinB gene encoding DNA polymerase IV, which yields MFVRCDASILHADLDSFYASVEQRDDPTLRGRPVIVGGGVVLAASYEAKAYGVRTAMGGRQAVRLCPDAVVVPPRMSAYSHASEAVFEVFRDATPIVEPLSVDEAFLDVGGLRRVSGTPVQIAERLRTDVRDRVGLPITVGIARTKFLAKVASQEAKPDGLLLVAPDRELAFLRPLPVRRLWGVGAVTAGKLHGYGITTVADVAELSESTLASLLGVAMGRQLYALSRNVDRRRVNTGVRRRSVGAQRALGRAGNRMSPNEIDAVVVNLIDRITARMRAAGRTGRTVVLRLRFDDFTRATRSHTLPWATSSTEPILAAARQLVASAAPAIAQRGLTLVGFAVSGIDRSGAQQLMLPLHGETLAVDAAVDQVRARFGKAALTRGVLIGRDVGMEMPRLPD from the coding sequence ATGTTCGTGCGGTGTGATGCGTCCATCCTGCACGCGGACCTGGACTCGTTCTACGCGTCCGTAGAACAGCGCGACGATCCGACACTGCGCGGTCGCCCCGTCATCGTGGGCGGTGGTGTCGTGCTAGCCGCCAGCTACGAGGCAAAGGCATACGGCGTGCGCACCGCGATGGGCGGCCGGCAGGCCGTGCGCCTGTGCCCCGATGCCGTCGTGGTGCCGCCGCGCATGTCGGCCTATTCGCACGCCAGCGAGGCGGTCTTCGAGGTGTTCCGGGACGCCACACCGATCGTGGAGCCGCTGTCGGTCGACGAGGCGTTCCTCGACGTCGGCGGCTTGCGCCGGGTCTCCGGCACGCCGGTCCAGATCGCGGAACGACTGCGAACCGACGTGCGGGATCGGGTCGGCCTACCGATCACCGTCGGCATCGCGCGCACCAAATTCCTGGCCAAGGTCGCCAGCCAGGAGGCCAAGCCGGACGGTCTGCTGCTGGTGGCGCCCGATCGGGAGCTGGCATTCCTGCGGCCGTTGCCGGTGCGGCGGTTGTGGGGTGTGGGGGCGGTGACCGCCGGCAAGCTGCACGGCTACGGCATCACGACGGTGGCCGATGTCGCCGAGCTCAGCGAGTCGACGCTGGCCTCGCTGCTGGGCGTCGCCATGGGCCGCCAGCTGTATGCGCTGTCACGCAACGTCGATCGGCGCCGGGTCAACACCGGAGTTCGCCGCCGGTCGGTGGGGGCCCAACGGGCGTTGGGCCGCGCCGGAAATCGTATGTCGCCCAACGAGATCGATGCGGTCGTGGTCAACCTGATCGACCGCATCACGGCCCGGATGCGGGCCGCCGGCCGCACGGGTCGCACCGTGGTGCTGCGCTTACGGTTCGACGACTTCACCCGCGCCACCCGGTCACACACCTTGCCGTGGGCGACGTCGTCGACGGAGCCCATCCTGGCCGCTGCCCGGCAGCTGGTCGCGTCGGCCGCACCCGCGATCGCTCAACGCGGATTAACACTGGTCGGTTTCGCGGTGTCGGGCATCGATCGCAGCGGCGCCCAGCAGCTGATGCTGCCGCTGCACGGCGAGACTCTCGCGGTAGACGCCGCGGTCGACCAGGTCCGTGCGCGCTTCGGCAAAGCTGCCCTGACTCGCGGGGTGTTGATCGGCCGTGACGTGGGTATGGAAATGCCGCGACTTCCAGACTGA
- a CDS encoding TetR/AcrR family transcriptional regulator yields MTTTGQTRALRGRRSMRPSGDDREQAILATAERLLEERSLADISVDDLAKGAGISRPTFYFYFKSKEAVLLSLLEPVIARADSEFDGAVMRLPADPRRVWRNGIKAFFTEFATHRAVARTATEALATSSELRSLWSGFMQKWIDQTAAMITAERERGAAPDNIPASDLATSLNQMNERTMMAALSAETPAVETERVVDTLTHIWLSSIYGQSG; encoded by the coding sequence GTGACAACCACCGGCCAGACTCGCGCCCTGCGCGGCCGCCGCTCCATGCGCCCATCAGGCGATGACCGTGAGCAGGCGATCCTCGCGACCGCCGAGCGGCTGCTCGAAGAGCGTTCGCTGGCCGACATTTCGGTCGACGACCTGGCCAAAGGCGCCGGCATCTCGCGTCCGACCTTCTACTTCTATTTCAAGTCCAAGGAAGCCGTGCTGCTGTCGCTGCTCGAGCCGGTGATCGCGCGAGCCGATTCCGAGTTCGACGGTGCGGTGATGCGGCTTCCGGCGGACCCACGCCGGGTGTGGCGCAACGGCATCAAGGCGTTCTTCACCGAATTCGCGACGCACCGCGCGGTGGCCCGCACCGCCACCGAGGCACTGGCCACCAGCTCCGAGCTGCGATCGCTGTGGTCGGGATTCATGCAGAAATGGATCGACCAAACGGCCGCCATGATCACCGCCGAGCGGGAGCGCGGCGCCGCGCCGGACAACATCCCGGCCTCGGACCTCGCAACGTCGCTGAACCAGATGAACGAACGCACGATGATGGCCGCGCTGTCGGCCGAAACCCCGGCGGTCGAGACCGAGCGAGTCGTCGACACCCTCACTCACATCTGGCTCAGCAGCATCTACGGCCAATCCGGCTAG